A DNA window from Burkholderia sp. HI2500 contains the following coding sequences:
- a CDS encoding FadR/GntR family transcriptional regulator has translation MSVPTLPAAPRRRARSLAQDVVDALTAQIENGTLRPGDKLPTETEVMAAQGVSRTVVREAISRMQASGLIETRHGIGSFVLEPSRRQTLGIDPATITTLRDVLAVLELRISLESECASLAAQRANDTDLAALRRALDAIASGAGGGRDTAQLDFQFHLQIAQSTGNRYFVDIMTQLGTSIIPRTRVNSARFAGDDLERYVGRLNHEHEDIYEAIARHDPEAARAAMRTHLTNSRERLRRAHEAAEAEAG, from the coding sequence ATGTCCGTGCCTACGCTTCCCGCAGCGCCGCGCCGTCGCGCACGCAGCCTCGCACAAGATGTCGTCGACGCGCTGACCGCGCAGATCGAAAACGGCACGCTGCGTCCCGGCGACAAGCTGCCGACCGAAACCGAAGTCATGGCGGCGCAGGGGGTGAGCCGGACGGTCGTGCGCGAGGCGATCTCGCGGATGCAGGCGAGCGGCCTCATCGAGACGCGCCACGGCATCGGCAGCTTCGTGCTGGAGCCGTCGCGCCGCCAGACGCTCGGCATCGACCCGGCGACGATCACGACGCTGCGCGACGTGCTCGCGGTGCTGGAGCTGCGCATCAGCCTCGAGAGCGAATGCGCGAGCCTGGCCGCGCAACGCGCGAACGATACTGACCTGGCCGCGCTGCGGCGCGCGCTCGACGCGATCGCATCGGGGGCGGGCGGCGGCCGCGACACGGCGCAGCTCGACTTCCAGTTCCACCTGCAGATCGCGCAGTCCACCGGCAACCGCTATTTCGTCGACATCATGACGCAGCTCGGCACGTCGATCATTCCGCGCACGCGCGTGAATTCGGCCCGCTTTGCCGGCGACGATCTGGAGCGCTACGTCGGCCGGCTGAACCACGAGCACGAGGATATCTACGAGGCGATCGCGCGCCACGACCCGGAAGCGGCACGTGCGGCGATGCGCACGCACCTCACCAACAGCCGCGAACGGCTGCGCCGCGCGCACGAGGCGGCCGAAGCCGAGGCCGGCTGA
- a CDS encoding branched-chain amino acid ABC transporter substrate-binding protein: protein MKFRHSLLSVSIASALALLSQQAAQAADTTDVKVGFAAPLTGVNAGYGKDLQNGVQLALDDAAAQKVQIAGKPVHFNLVVQDDQADPRIGVQAAQALVDQNVSVVVGHFNSGTTIPASVVYDKAGIPVIDPAATNPTLTARGLANMFMVIATDGQNAGNAGKYAVDVTKAKRIAIIDDRTAFGQGEADEFEKAVKAAGGNLIGREFTSNQAVDFRAQITSLKAKNPDLIFFGGLDSLAANFIKQMRQLGLNAQFVGGGGVKDNEFIKIAGPAAEGAMAWEYGRPLDELPQGKDFEARFKKRFGVDVLSYAQFGYDAAWAAIKAMQAAGSTDPKVYRPALKKIDFEGVTGRISFANDGSLKSGMSTLYQVKSGAWKTITTKGG, encoded by the coding sequence ATGAAATTCCGTCATTCCCTGCTGTCGGTGTCGATTGCATCCGCGCTTGCCCTCCTCTCGCAACAGGCCGCCCAGGCCGCCGATACGACCGACGTGAAGGTCGGCTTCGCCGCGCCGCTCACCGGCGTGAACGCCGGTTACGGCAAGGACCTGCAGAACGGCGTGCAGCTCGCGCTCGACGATGCCGCCGCGCAGAAAGTGCAGATCGCCGGCAAGCCTGTCCACTTCAACCTCGTCGTGCAGGACGACCAGGCCGACCCGCGCATCGGCGTGCAGGCCGCGCAGGCGCTCGTCGACCAGAACGTGTCGGTCGTGGTCGGCCACTTCAACTCGGGGACGACGATTCCGGCATCGGTCGTCTACGACAAGGCCGGCATCCCGGTGATCGATCCAGCGGCGACCAACCCGACGCTCACCGCGCGCGGGCTCGCGAACATGTTCATGGTGATCGCGACCGACGGCCAGAACGCGGGCAACGCGGGCAAGTACGCGGTCGACGTGACGAAGGCGAAGCGCATCGCGATCATCGACGACCGCACCGCGTTCGGCCAGGGCGAGGCCGACGAGTTCGAGAAGGCCGTGAAGGCGGCGGGCGGGAACCTCATCGGCCGCGAATTCACCAGCAACCAGGCGGTCGACTTCCGCGCGCAGATCACGAGCCTGAAGGCGAAGAATCCCGACCTGATCTTCTTCGGCGGCCTCGATTCGCTCGCCGCGAACTTCATCAAGCAGATGCGCCAGCTCGGGCTGAACGCGCAGTTCGTCGGCGGCGGCGGCGTGAAGGACAACGAGTTCATCAAGATCGCGGGCCCGGCCGCCGAAGGCGCGATGGCGTGGGAATACGGCCGGCCGCTCGACGAGTTGCCGCAAGGGAAGGATTTCGAGGCGCGTTTCAAGAAGCGCTTCGGCGTCGACGTGCTGTCGTACGCGCAGTTCGGCTACGACGCGGCGTGGGCGGCGATCAAGGCGATGCAGGCGGCCGGCTCGACCGACCCGAAGGTCTATCGCCCGGCGCTGAAGAAGATCGACTTCGAAGGCGTGACCGGCCGCATCTCGTTCGCGAACGACGGCTCGCTGAAGAGCGGGATGTCGACGCTGTACCAGGTGAAGAGCGGCGCGTGGAAGACGATCACGACGAAGGGAGGCTGA
- a CDS encoding phosphocholine-specific phospholipase C translates to MTRSNRRDFLRVAAGTAGAAALNLFPPVIRDALAIPANRRTGTIRDIEHIVILMQENRSFDHYFGTMRGVRGFGDPRPLRLANGKSVFHQPVGPAELLPFHPGADKLGLQFLQDLPHGWQDMHAAWNKGRYDQWVPNKGTTTMAYLKRDDIPFHYQLADAFTICDAYHCAIPSSTDPNRYYMWTGYVGNDGTGGGPVLGNEEAGYGWTTYPEVLENAGVSWKIYQDVGTGLNAAGSWGWTQNPYIGNYGDNSLLYFNQYRTALPGTPLYDKARTGTNISAGGTLFDILQQDVKNGTLPQVSWICAPEAYSEHPNWPANYGAWYIEQVLKALVSNPEVWSKTALFITYDENDGFFDHVQPPFAPQSRDNGLSTVATTNEVFPGDASHMAGPYGLGPRVPMLVVSPWTKGGWVCSQTYDHTSLLQFIEARFGAQYPVKAGNISPWRRAVCGDLTAAFDFATADAGWPTLPDTSSYAPPDRLRHPDYIPVPPVLQKLPKQEAGLRPARALPYELFVHGRVESVNGLFRLTFANTGRAGAAFQVQSRNRLDGPWAYTVEAGKRIADTWSAAASLGLYDLDVYGPNGFYCHFRGPFATGVGSANVNPEVIYGYDVANGNITLRLMNRGHKAVRLKVTNAYGHGRARTFDLAPGQHVDDYWDLRGSHGWYDLTVSDGRLLGFLRRFAGHVETGRPSTSDPLIRTHASHDDAEAASDALSD, encoded by the coding sequence ATGACCCGATCGAACCGTCGTGACTTCCTGCGCGTCGCTGCCGGCACCGCCGGCGCCGCCGCGCTGAACCTGTTCCCCCCCGTGATTCGCGATGCGCTTGCGATTCCCGCGAACCGCCGCACCGGCACCATCCGCGATATCGAACACATCGTGATCCTGATGCAGGAGAACCGCTCGTTCGACCACTACTTCGGCACGATGCGCGGTGTCCGCGGCTTCGGTGACCCGCGTCCGCTGCGCCTCGCGAACGGCAAGTCGGTGTTCCACCAGCCGGTCGGCCCGGCCGAGCTGCTGCCGTTCCACCCGGGCGCGGACAAGCTCGGCCTGCAGTTCCTGCAGGACCTGCCGCACGGCTGGCAGGACATGCACGCCGCCTGGAACAAGGGCCGCTACGACCAGTGGGTGCCGAACAAGGGCACCACGACGATGGCGTACCTGAAGCGCGACGACATCCCGTTCCACTACCAGCTCGCCGACGCGTTCACGATCTGCGACGCGTACCACTGCGCGATCCCGAGCTCGACCGACCCGAACCGCTACTACATGTGGACGGGCTACGTCGGCAACGACGGCACGGGCGGTGGCCCCGTGCTCGGCAACGAGGAAGCGGGCTACGGCTGGACGACCTATCCGGAAGTGCTCGAGAACGCCGGCGTGTCGTGGAAGATCTACCAGGACGTCGGCACCGGCCTGAACGCCGCCGGGTCGTGGGGCTGGACGCAGAACCCGTACATCGGCAACTACGGCGACAACTCGCTGCTCTACTTCAACCAGTACCGCACCGCGCTGCCCGGCACGCCGCTGTACGACAAGGCGCGCACCGGCACCAACATCAGCGCGGGCGGCACGCTGTTCGACATCCTGCAGCAGGACGTGAAGAACGGCACGCTGCCGCAGGTGTCGTGGATCTGCGCGCCGGAAGCGTATTCCGAGCACCCGAACTGGCCGGCGAACTACGGCGCGTGGTACATCGAGCAGGTGCTGAAGGCGCTCGTGTCGAACCCGGAGGTATGGAGCAAGACCGCGCTCTTCATCACGTACGACGAAAACGACGGCTTCTTCGACCACGTGCAGCCGCCGTTCGCGCCGCAGTCGCGCGACAACGGGCTGTCGACGGTCGCGACGACCAACGAGGTGTTCCCCGGCGACGCATCGCACATGGCCGGCCCGTACGGGCTCGGGCCGCGCGTGCCGATGCTCGTCGTGTCGCCGTGGACGAAGGGCGGCTGGGTCTGCTCGCAGACCTACGATCACACGTCGCTGCTGCAATTCATCGAGGCACGTTTCGGCGCGCAATACCCGGTCAAGGCCGGCAACATCTCGCCGTGGCGCCGCGCGGTGTGCGGCGACCTGACCGCCGCGTTCGATTTCGCCACGGCCGATGCCGGCTGGCCGACGTTGCCGGATACGAGCAGCTATGCGCCGCCCGACCGCCTGCGCCATCCCGACTACATCCCCGTGCCGCCGGTGCTGCAGAAGCTGCCGAAGCAGGAGGCCGGGCTGCGTCCGGCGCGCGCGCTGCCGTACGAGCTGTTCGTGCACGGCCGCGTCGAATCGGTGAACGGGCTGTTCCGGCTGACCTTCGCGAACACGGGCCGGGCAGGCGCCGCGTTCCAGGTACAGTCGCGCAATCGCCTCGACGGCCCGTGGGCGTACACGGTCGAAGCCGGCAAGCGGATCGCCGACACGTGGAGCGCCGCGGCGTCGCTCGGCCTGTACGACCTCGACGTGTACGGCCCGAACGGCTTCTACTGCCATTTCCGCGGCCCGTTCGCGACCGGCGTCGGCAGCGCGAACGTGAACCCCGAGGTGATCTACGGCTACGACGTCGCGAACGGCAACATCACGCTGCGCCTGATGAACCGCGGCCACAAGGCCGTGCGGCTCAAGGTCACGAACGCGTACGGCCACGGCCGCGCGCGCACGTTCGACCTCGCACCGGGCCAGCACGTCGACGACTACTGGGATCTGCGCGGCAGCCACGGCTGGTACGACCTGACCGTCAGCGACGGCCGTCTGCTCGGCTTCCTGCGCCGCTTCGCGGGGCACGTCGAAACCGGCCGCCCGAGCACCAGTGATCCCCTGATCCGCACGCACGCATCGCACGACGATGCCGAAGCCGCATCGGACGCCCTGTCCGACTGA
- the pdxY gene encoding pyridoxal kinase PdxY has translation MKNVLSIQSHVIYGHAGNSAAVFPMQRLGVNVWPLNTVQLSNHMQYGHWAGSAIDAAKMEQLVDGIAAIGALKRCDAVLSGFLGSPPQARAAIEIVRSVKAMNPNAWYFCDPAMGQTGGIRPEPGVEEFMVQEVPALADGMSPNHTELQKLAGRRIETVAEAVEACRSLIRRGPQIILVKHLHDRNSPADRFNMLAVTETEAWIGQRPLYAFPRHPVGVGDLTSAIFVACRLRGDSVRAAFEHTLAAVHAVVKATYDARRYELELVAAQDEIARPSEWFGAWVTDA, from the coding sequence ATGAAAAACGTCCTCAGCATTCAGTCGCACGTCATCTACGGCCATGCCGGCAACAGTGCGGCCGTGTTCCCGATGCAGCGCCTCGGCGTCAACGTCTGGCCGCTCAATACCGTCCAGTTGTCGAATCACATGCAGTACGGTCACTGGGCCGGCAGCGCGATCGATGCCGCGAAGATGGAGCAGCTCGTCGACGGCATCGCGGCGATCGGCGCACTCAAGCGCTGCGACGCCGTGCTGTCCGGCTTCCTCGGTTCGCCGCCGCAGGCGCGTGCGGCTATCGAGATCGTCCGCTCGGTGAAGGCGATGAACCCCAACGCGTGGTACTTCTGCGATCCGGCGATGGGCCAGACGGGCGGCATCCGGCCCGAGCCCGGCGTCGAAGAATTCATGGTTCAGGAGGTGCCGGCGCTCGCGGACGGCATGTCGCCGAACCACACCGAACTGCAGAAGCTCGCCGGGCGGCGCATCGAAACCGTCGCCGAAGCCGTCGAAGCCTGCCGCTCGCTGATCCGTCGCGGCCCGCAGATCATCCTCGTCAAGCACCTGCACGACCGCAACAGCCCCGCCGATCGTTTCAACATGCTCGCGGTCACCGAAACCGAAGCGTGGATCGGCCAGCGCCCCCTGTACGCGTTTCCGCGCCATCCGGTCGGCGTCGGCGACCTGACCAGCGCGATTTTCGTCGCCTGCCGGCTGCGCGGCGACTCCGTGCGCGCGGCATTCGAGCACACGCTCGCGGCCGTGCACGCGGTCGTGAAGGCCACCTACGATGCGCGCCGCTACGAGCTCGAACTCGTCGCCGCGCAGGACGAAATCGCGCGCCCGAGCGAATGGTTCGGCGCGTGGGTCACGGACGCCTGA
- a CDS encoding alpha/beta fold hydrolase, whose product MLSIRKMLFAARAAVLGAGVAVACAVPAMAAAASPAGNDGPVYGPRLEGFAYPAPVHLYTFVSQRETLEMAYLDVQPAHPNGRTVVLLHGKNFCAATWEDTIGVLSRAGYRVIAPDQIGFCKSSKPDRYQYSFQQLARNTHALLESVGVKSATIVGHSTGGMLAMRYALMYPKATDQLVLVNPIGLEDWKALGVPPLPVDYWYARELKTTADGIRRYEQGTYYAGKWSPSYERWVQMLAGMYRGVGRDAVAWNSALIYDMILTQPVVYELGAIRVPTLLMIGDKDTTAIGKDVSPPDVHAKLGRYPELAKRTQAAIPGAQLVEFPALGHAPQIQDPDAFHKALLDGLEAVHPQ is encoded by the coding sequence ATGCTTTCGATTCGCAAGATGTTGTTTGCCGCGCGCGCCGCCGTGCTCGGCGCGGGTGTCGCCGTCGCGTGCGCCGTGCCTGCCATGGCCGCCGCCGCATCGCCCGCCGGCAACGACGGGCCCGTGTATGGCCCGCGCCTGGAAGGGTTCGCCTATCCGGCACCCGTGCATCTCTACACGTTCGTGTCGCAGCGCGAAACCCTCGAGATGGCCTACCTCGATGTGCAGCCGGCCCACCCGAACGGCCGCACCGTCGTGCTGCTGCACGGGAAGAACTTCTGCGCGGCGACCTGGGAGGACACGATCGGCGTGCTGAGCCGCGCCGGCTATCGCGTGATCGCGCCGGACCAGATCGGTTTCTGCAAGTCGTCGAAGCCCGATCGTTACCAGTACAGCTTCCAGCAGCTCGCACGCAATACGCATGCGCTGCTCGAATCGGTGGGGGTGAAGTCGGCGACGATCGTCGGCCACTCGACGGGCGGGATGCTCGCGATGCGCTACGCGCTGATGTATCCGAAGGCGACCGACCAGCTCGTGCTCGTGAACCCGATCGGCCTCGAGGACTGGAAGGCGCTCGGCGTGCCGCCGCTGCCGGTCGACTACTGGTATGCGCGCGAGCTGAAGACCACGGCCGACGGCATTCGCCGCTACGAGCAGGGCACGTACTACGCGGGCAAGTGGTCGCCGTCGTACGAGCGCTGGGTGCAGATGCTGGCCGGGATGTACCGTGGCGTCGGTCGCGACGCGGTCGCATGGAACTCCGCGCTGATCTACGACATGATCCTCACGCAACCGGTGGTCTATGAACTCGGCGCGATCCGCGTGCCGACGCTGCTGATGATCGGCGACAAGGACACGACCGCGATCGGCAAGGACGTCTCGCCGCCCGACGTGCATGCGAAGCTCGGCCGCTACCCGGAACTCGCGAAGCGCACGCAGGCGGCGATCCCCGGCGCGCAGCTCGTCGAGTTCCCGGCGCTCGGCCACGCGCCGCAGATCCAGGATCCGGACGCGTTCCACAAGGCGCTGCTCGACGGGCTGGAGGCCGTGCACCCGCAGTGA
- a CDS encoding LLM class flavin-dependent oxidoreductase: MTPFSVLDLAPIPAGADASQAFRNTVDLAQHAERWGYQRYWLAEHHNMPGIASAATAVVIGHVAGATRTIRVGSGGIMLPNHAPLVIAEQFGTLASLYPGRIDLGLGRAPGTDQTTSRALRRDLIGSADSFPDDVAELQRYFAEPVPGQRVRAVPGAGLDVPVWLLGSSLFSAQLAAMLGLPFAFASHFAPDYLMRALEIYRAQYRPSAAWPKPHAMVGVNVFVADTDDEARRLFTSLQQQFINLRRGTPGKLPPPVDVLEANELELATVAHSLSFAAVGSRDTVRDKLRDRIAQTGADELIVTAQIYDHAARLRSFELTAQIRDELASEAR, encoded by the coding sequence ATGACTCCGTTTTCCGTACTCGATCTCGCCCCCATTCCGGCCGGCGCCGACGCCTCCCAGGCATTCCGCAACACCGTCGATCTCGCGCAGCACGCGGAGCGCTGGGGTTACCAGCGCTACTGGCTCGCCGAGCATCACAACATGCCCGGCATCGCGAGCGCGGCAACGGCCGTCGTGATCGGCCATGTCGCGGGCGCCACGCGGACGATCCGGGTCGGGTCGGGCGGCATCATGCTGCCGAACCACGCGCCGCTGGTGATCGCCGAGCAGTTCGGCACGCTCGCGTCGCTGTATCCGGGGCGCATCGACCTCGGCCTCGGCCGCGCGCCCGGCACCGACCAGACCACGTCGCGCGCGCTGCGCCGCGACCTGATCGGCAGCGCCGACTCGTTTCCGGATGATGTCGCCGAGCTGCAGCGCTACTTCGCGGAGCCGGTGCCCGGCCAGCGCGTGCGCGCGGTGCCCGGCGCAGGGCTCGACGTGCCCGTGTGGCTGCTCGGCTCGAGCCTGTTCAGCGCCCAGCTCGCCGCGATGCTCGGGCTGCCGTTCGCGTTCGCGTCGCACTTCGCGCCCGATTACCTGATGCGCGCGCTCGAGATCTATCGTGCGCAGTACCGGCCGTCGGCCGCATGGCCGAAGCCGCATGCGATGGTCGGCGTCAACGTGTTCGTCGCCGATACCGACGACGAGGCGCGGCGCCTGTTCACGTCGCTGCAGCAGCAGTTCATCAATCTGCGGCGCGGCACGCCGGGCAAGCTGCCGCCGCCGGTCGACGTGCTCGAGGCAAACGAGCTCGAACTCGCGACCGTTGCGCATTCGCTGTCGTTCGCGGCGGTCGGCTCGCGCGACACGGTGCGCGACAAGCTGCGCGACCGCATCGCGCAGACGGGAGCCGACGAGCTGATCGTCACCGCGCAGATCTACGATCATGCGGCACGGCTGCGCTCGTTCGAATTGACCGCGCAGATCCGCGACGAGCTCGCGAGCGAAGCGCGCTGA
- the hpnI gene encoding bacteriohopanetetrol glucosamine biosynthesis glycosyltransferase HpnI yields the protein MTATATMLDWLLIVFTLAAAGYALVAAFAPRPRTPRTAVRDGFEPVSVLKPLCGAEPHLYENLATFCEQRHPRYEVLFGVASAADPAIAVVERLRADYPECDITLVIDARVHGKNLKVSNLINLAERAKYGRIVIADSDIAVKPDYLECVTAPLADVSVGVVTCLYHARSVGGFWTRIGAQFVDAWFAPSVRITHLGRSSRFGFGATLALTRDTLDRIGGFPALKDELADDFWLAELPRRLGRRTVLSEVEVATDVIEPSFGPLWHRETRWLRTIRSLNPAGFAFLFITFTVPWLAIGAALALRLDGTFAGALAGWAAVVGAFGRLVLHARGEDGWRAFWRDLPLVAVRDTLLALEWLAAVFGTHVVWRGARMTVVGGERATAAVEAVDGR from the coding sequence ATGACGGCAACCGCAACGATGCTCGACTGGCTCCTGATCGTCTTCACGCTGGCCGCGGCCGGCTATGCGCTCGTCGCCGCGTTCGCACCGCGGCCGCGTACGCCGCGCACGGCCGTGCGCGACGGCTTCGAGCCGGTCAGCGTGCTCAAGCCGCTGTGCGGCGCGGAGCCGCACCTGTACGAAAACCTCGCGACGTTCTGTGAGCAGCGCCATCCGCGGTATGAAGTGCTGTTCGGCGTCGCGTCGGCGGCCGATCCGGCGATTGCCGTGGTCGAACGGCTGCGCGCCGATTATCCGGAGTGCGACATCACGCTCGTGATCGACGCGCGCGTGCACGGCAAGAACCTGAAGGTCAGCAACCTGATCAACCTCGCCGAGCGCGCGAAGTACGGCCGCATCGTGATCGCGGACAGCGACATCGCGGTGAAGCCCGACTATCTGGAGTGCGTGACGGCGCCGCTCGCCGACGTGTCGGTCGGTGTCGTCACGTGCCTGTATCATGCGCGCAGCGTCGGCGGGTTCTGGACGCGGATCGGCGCGCAGTTCGTCGACGCATGGTTCGCCCCGTCGGTCCGGATCACGCACCTCGGCCGCTCGAGCCGCTTCGGCTTCGGCGCGACGCTCGCGCTGACGCGCGACACGCTCGACCGGATCGGCGGCTTTCCCGCGCTGAAGGACGAACTGGCCGACGATTTCTGGCTGGCCGAGCTGCCGCGCCGGCTCGGGCGACGCACCGTGCTGTCGGAGGTCGAGGTCGCGACCGACGTGATCGAACCGTCGTTCGGGCCGCTGTGGCACCGCGAGACGCGCTGGCTGCGCACGATCCGTTCGCTGAACCCGGCCGGCTTCGCGTTCCTGTTCATTACGTTTACCGTGCCGTGGCTCGCGATCGGCGCGGCGCTCGCGCTGCGCCTCGACGGCACCTTCGCCGGCGCGCTGGCGGGCTGGGCGGCCGTGGTGGGCGCGTTCGGGCGGCTCGTGCTGCACGCCCGCGGTGAAGATGGCTGGCGCGCGTTCTGGCGCGACCTGCCGCTCGTCGCGGTGCGCGACACGCTGCTCGCGCTCGAGTGGCTCGCGGCCGTGTTCGGCACGCACGTGGTGTGGCGCGGCGCGAGGATGACGGTCGTCGGCGGCGAACGCGCGACGGCGGCGGTGGAAGCAGTGGACGGCCGCTAG
- the hpnJ gene encoding hopanoid biosynthesis associated radical SAM protein HpnJ, producing the protein MQATGAFMKTLFLQAPSYDGFDGGAGSRYQAKREIRSFWYPTWLAQPAALVPGSRVVDAPADGLSVEETLKIANDYDLVIIHTSTPSFPTDAMFAQDLKKMKPSMLVGMVGAKVMVDPHNSLTASDAIDFVCREEFDYTCKEIAEGKPFPEIKGLSWRAKDGSIEHNEARPILENMDELPFVAPVYKRDLKIDNYFIGYLNYPYVSIYTGRGCKSRCTFCLWPQTVSGHRYRTRSVENVLAEAKWIRDNMPEVKELMFDDDTFTDDLPRAEAIAIGLGKLGITWSCNAKANVPYKTLKVMKENGLRLLLVGFESGDDQILVNIKKGVRTDFARRFSADCKKLGIKIHGTFILGLPGETQETIKKTIEYAKEINPHTIQVSLAAPYPGTTLYKQAVENGWMEENKTINLVSKEGVQLAAIGYAHLSRDEIYHHLEQFYRQFYFRPSKIWEIVREMLTSWDMMKRRLREGVEFFRFLRAHEA; encoded by the coding sequence ATGCAGGCTACCGGAGCATTCATGAAAACGCTGTTCTTGCAGGCCCCTTCGTATGACGGCTTCGACGGCGGAGCCGGGTCGCGCTATCAGGCGAAGCGCGAAATCCGTTCCTTCTGGTATCCGACGTGGCTCGCGCAGCCGGCCGCGCTCGTGCCGGGCAGCCGCGTCGTCGACGCACCGGCCGACGGCCTGTCGGTCGAGGAAACGCTGAAGATCGCCAACGACTACGACCTCGTGATCATCCACACGAGCACGCCGTCGTTCCCGACCGACGCGATGTTCGCGCAGGACCTGAAGAAGATGAAGCCGTCGATGCTGGTCGGCATGGTCGGCGCGAAGGTGATGGTCGATCCGCACAACTCGCTCACGGCGAGTGACGCAATCGACTTCGTGTGCCGCGAGGAATTCGACTACACCTGCAAGGAAATCGCCGAAGGCAAGCCGTTCCCCGAGATCAAGGGCTTGAGCTGGCGCGCGAAGGACGGCTCGATCGAGCACAACGAAGCGCGTCCGATCCTCGAGAACATGGACGAACTGCCGTTCGTCGCGCCCGTCTACAAGCGCGACCTGAAGATCGACAACTACTTCATCGGCTACCTCAACTATCCGTACGTGTCGATCTACACGGGCCGCGGCTGCAAGTCGCGCTGCACCTTCTGCCTGTGGCCGCAGACGGTCAGCGGCCATCGCTACCGCACGCGCTCGGTCGAGAACGTGCTCGCGGAAGCGAAGTGGATCCGCGACAACATGCCGGAAGTGAAGGAACTGATGTTCGACGACGACACCTTCACCGACGACCTGCCGCGCGCTGAAGCCATCGCCATCGGCCTGGGCAAGCTCGGCATCACGTGGTCGTGCAACGCGAAGGCGAACGTGCCGTACAAGACGCTGAAGGTCATGAAGGAAAACGGCCTGCGCCTGCTGCTGGTCGGCTTCGAATCCGGCGACGACCAGATCCTCGTGAACATCAAGAAGGGCGTGCGCACCGATTTCGCGCGCCGCTTCAGCGCGGACTGCAAGAAGCTCGGCATCAAGATCCACGGCACCTTCATCCTCGGCCTGCCGGGCGAGACGCAGGAGACCATCAAGAAGACGATCGAGTACGCGAAGGAAATCAATCCGCACACGATCCAGGTCTCGCTCGCCGCACCGTATCCGGGCACGACGCTCTACAAGCAGGCCGTGGAAAACGGCTGGATGGAAGAGAACAAGACCATCAACCTGGTGAGCAAGGAAGGCGTGCAGCTCGCGGCGATCGGCTATGCGCACCTCTCGCGCGACGAGATCTATCACCATCTCGAGCAGTTCTATCGCCAGTTCTACTTCCGCCCGTCGAAGATCTGGGAGATCGTCCGCGAGATGCTGACGAGCTGGGACATGATGAAGCGCCGCCTGCGCGAAGGTGTCGAGTTCTTCCGCTTCCTGCGCGCACACGAGGCCTGA
- the hpnK gene encoding hopanoid biosynthesis-associated protein HpnK, with amino-acid sequence MATQPAARALIFTADDFGLHPRVNAAVERAHRDGVLNAASLMVGAPAAHDAIERARRLPSLAVGLHLVLADGPATLPAREIPALVGPDGRFGDAMAKDGCRFFFLPHVRAQLRREIRAQFDAFAASGLPLDHVNAHKHFHLHPTVLSLIIEIGRDYGLRAVRLPYETSAPALLKPWIALVRARLDRAGLAHNDYVVGIEHTGAMDEAVLLDALAKLPPGVGEIYCHPAEAGDGPITPTMAGYRPADELDALLSPRVAAALKAAGVATGGFADVFGQPAARRAAPASRAPGAQPS; translated from the coding sequence ATGGCGACGCAGCCGGCGGCGCGGGCGCTGATCTTCACCGCGGACGACTTCGGGCTGCACCCGCGTGTCAACGCGGCGGTCGAGCGCGCGCACCGCGACGGCGTGCTGAATGCCGCCAGCCTGATGGTCGGCGCGCCCGCCGCGCACGATGCGATCGAGCGCGCGCGGCGGCTGCCGTCGCTCGCGGTCGGCCTGCATCTCGTCCTCGCGGACGGGCCGGCCACGCTGCCCGCACGTGAGATTCCCGCGCTCGTCGGCCCCGACGGGCGGTTCGGCGATGCGATGGCGAAGGACGGCTGCCGCTTCTTCTTCCTGCCGCACGTGCGGGCGCAGCTGCGCCGCGAGATTCGCGCGCAGTTCGACGCGTTCGCGGCGAGCGGCTTGCCGCTCGACCACGTGAACGCGCACAAGCATTTCCACCTGCATCCGACCGTCCTGTCGCTGATCATCGAGATCGGCCGCGACTACGGGTTGCGCGCGGTGCGGCTGCCGTACGAGACGAGCGCGCCCGCGCTGCTCAAGCCGTGGATCGCGCTCGTGCGCGCGCGGCTCGACCGCGCGGGGCTCGCGCACAACGACTACGTGGTCGGCATCGAGCATACGGGCGCGATGGACGAGGCCGTGCTGCTCGATGCGCTCGCCAAGCTGCCGCCGGGTGTCGGCGAGATCTACTGCCATCCGGCCGAGGCCGGCGACGGCCCGATCACGCCGACGATGGCCGGCTACCGTCCGGCGGACGAACTCGATGCGCTGCTGTCGCCGCGCGTCGCGGCCGCATTGAAGGCGGCGGGCGTCGCGACCGGCGGCTTTGCCGACGTGTTCGGCCAGCCCGCCGCACGGCGCGCCGCGCCGGCGTCGCGCGCACCGGGAGCGCAGCCGTCATGA